AACAATATTCATCCCATGGAAGAGTTAAAGGGACACTTACTTCAGATTCTGAAGGTCATTCCCCCGCGTACCGATATCTATTATCTGGATTACCCGGTTCACAGCAATGGTGGAGACTTGTTGATTATGAAAGGTACGGAAGCTTTCTTCCGAGACAATCATATTAATGTACTTGCCAGATACAGCATTCTGGATTGCCCTTTGTCCCTTAAGGTACCGGAAGGTATCACGATCGTGCTGCACGGTGGGGGCAACTTTGGTGATCTGTACCCGGCTCATCAGAAATTGAGAGAACGAATGATTGCCCAGCATCCGAATCACCGGATTGTTATTCTGCCTCAGACGATGTTTTACAAAAGTGATATTGAATTGAAAAAGACAGCACAGGTATTCAATCGTCATAAGGATGTACACTTTTTTGTCCGGGATACATTATCTTATGAGATTGCCAGTAAAGAGTTTCAACACACGAACGTATACCTTTCTCCGGATATGGCGCATCAGTTGTGGCCTCTCAAATCCAAAAGCCAACCTGTTGCCGATATGCTCTATTTCTTCCGGAAAGATATTGAGAAAACTCAGAATCAGGTACATTACGAATCCATCAGTGGGCCTAAGGCCACATTCAAAGACTGGGAGACATTGTATAACCGGGTAGATCGGAAGATCATTCGCATGATCTCATCCCGTTTGAAATCAGGGAAAGGTAACGCTCTCTCCCGCTGGTTGTGGTACAAATACTCTGATCGGATGGTACATACAGCCGTAAAGGAATTCAATAAATACAAAACCGTCACTACATCTCGTCTGCATGGACATATTCTGGCTTGTCTTCTGGATCAACCGAACATTCTTTTGGACAATTCGTATGGCAAGAACTCGAATTATTATACAGCTTGGACGCGGAACAATCCGGTAGGCAGACTGGAAGCTGGTCAGACCTGCACATATAACCAATCAACCAAGGCAGGTAAAGGATCTGGGGCGGTTGTGCTCTCGGATGGAGCAGCGCTATGAGAAGTATCTTGTTATCCGGTGGATCGGGTAAGCGTCTCTGGCCATTATCCAACGATTCAAGGTCCAAGCAATTTCTTAAAGTGCTCCATGGACCCGAGGGTGAACCGGAATCGATGGTGCAACGGGTATGGCGGCAAATGAATTGTGCCGGACTTGCATCTCAGGCGTTGATTGCAACCAGTCTGCCACAGGTCGAGATTCTGACTTCACAGCTTGGAGACGATGTAAGACTAGTCGTGGAGCCGGAGCGCAGAGATACGTTTCCTGCCATTGCACTCGCCGCTTCTTATCTGTACTCGGTGGAGAGTGTGAGTCTGAGTGAAACGGTTGCTGTACTGCCTGTAGATCCTTTTGTCGAAAAGGAGTTCTTCGAGGTTCTGGCGACCTTGCCTGAGATGCTCGATAAGTCAGGTGCTGATCTGGCTTTAATGGGAGTGGTACCGACCTATCCTTCAGAGAAGTACGGATATATCATTCCGCAATCCATATCTTCCGGCAACAGTAACAACGAATACGTTAATGTAGCGAAGTTCCAGGAGAAACCCTGCGAATCCAATGCGGCCCTCATGATTGAGCAGGACGCATTATGGAATTGCGGGGTTTTTGCTTTTAAGCTGGGTTATTTGATCAATCTGCTGATTGAGATGGAACTACCGATCCAGTATGACGAGATGCTGAAGCAATACGGAAGATTGAACAAGATCAGTTTTGATTACCAGGTTGTCGAGAAAGCAAATCAGATTATTGCCATTCCGTATAACGGATTTTGGAAAGATCTGGGTACATGGAACACGCTAACGGAAGAGATGGGAACTTCGGTGGTAGGTAAAGGCTGGATTACGGATGATTCTCATGATACTCATCTGATCAATGAATTGAACATCCCGGTTGCCATTTTGGGGTTATCGGGTGTGGTTGTGGCCGTAAGTCCGGATGGCATTCTGGTCAGTGACAAAGAGGCTAGCCCACGCATCAAGGAAATCTTGAAAAACGAGGATCAACGCCCCATGTATGAGGAGCGCCGATGGGGGTGCTACCGGGTGCTGGATTATACGAGAAATGAAACCGGCGGCGAGGTTCTCACCAAACGAATCTGCATCAGTGCCGGGAAGAACCTGAGCTATCAATATCATCTGCTCCGCAATGAGGTATGGACGGTGGTGTCTGGAACAGGGGAATTGATTCTGGATGGCAAGCGTCGAAAGATCAGCCAGGGAGATACGGTGATTATTGATCGAAGCATGCTTCATTCCGTCAGAGCCGTTACTGAACTGGAGATCATTGAAGTGCAGATCGGTAGTCAATTGATTGAGGAAGATATCGTTAGAGTATCCACTGAATGGCAGGACATTGTTCAGACTTATATGAAGCACGTTTAACCAAGACTTTATGATATGGGGGAGATGTTGGAATGAATATTACGGTGATTGGAACAGGTTATGTAGGTTTGGTATCAGGCGTATGTTTTTCGGAACTGGGAAATAACGTGATATGCGTCGACAATAATGTAGAAAAAGTGACTATGCTGACGGATGGTCATGTTCCAATCTATGAACCGGGACTCAAGGAAGTCATGACTTCCAATATGGAAGCGGGCAGGCTGACCTTCACCACCAACATTCAGGATGCTATCCATCGTTCAGATATCATTATTATCGCGGTCGGAACGCCATCCCTGCCGAATGGTGAAGCGAATCTGAGTTATATTGAGCTTGTTGCACGAGAAATTGGTTCTTATATGGATAATTATAAAATAATAATGACTAAAAGCACTGTTCCTGTCGGAACCAATGATCGTATTCAGGAATGGATCAGCAGTTTGACGAGTCATGCGTTCGACATGGCATCGGTACCTGAGTTCCTTCGGGAAGGCACGGCTGTGAAGGATACACTGTATCCTGACCGGATAGTCATTGGGACACATAGCGAGAGGGCAGTCGCCACACTGAAAGAGCTGCATCAGCCACTAACCGATCAGATTATTGTAACGGATATTCGTTCGGCGGAGATGATTAAGTATGCCTCCAACGCTTTCCTGGCAACCAAGATTTCCTTTATCAACGAAATTTCTAATATCTGTGAAAAGGTAGGGGCGGATGTTGGTCGCGTTGCTGAAGGCATGGGGTATGACAGACGAATCGGTGCATCTTTTCTCAAGGCAGGCATTGGCTATGGAGGTTCCTGTTTCCCTAAGGATACACAAGCTCTGATTCAAATTGCAGGCAATGTCGATTATGACTTCAAACTGCTGAAATCCGTTGTGGAAGTGAACAAAGATCAACGTTTCAACGTGATTCGTAAGCTCGAAGAGGCATTAGACGTACTGGATGGCAAACAAATTGCGGTCTGGGGTCTTGCCTTCAAACCGGATACGGATGATGTACGGGATGCACCGGCGGTTGAAATTATTCAACGACTGCTTGATCAGGGAGCAACGGTTAAAGCTTACGATCCTATTGCTACGGAGAATTTCCGAAAGGAGGTTGATTCACCGGGCATTACATGGACATCTAGTGCAATGGAAGCCGCCGAGGATGCCGATGCGCTCTGTGTCCTAACCGAATGGAAGGAGTTTATGGAGGTAGATCTGACGGAACTGGCAGTGCATATGAAGCAACCGATTTTAATCGATGGAAGAAATATTTATGAAGAAGACCAGATCAAGGATACTGCTTTTCAATATTACTCTGTAGGTCGTCCAGGATTAACGAATATTGATGGAAGAAAAACTGCAGTTCTGTAACCGGGGGCATGAACATGAAACTCAAACTGGGGATCAAAATTACGTTAGCAGTTCTCATCCTTATGATAGTCATTGTACTTGGGTACGCAATCTATCTGTACCTCCATGTAAAATCAGCTGCAGACAACATCTATGAGCCCCGGGAACCCATCAAACAGGTATCTATTGTGGATAACAGGGGAGGAGGCAGGTTCCCCATAGACATGGAGAATCAGGAACCGTTCAACGCCCTGATTCTGGGTGTGGATGAGCGAGCCAATGATCGTGGACGCTCCGACACCATGATCGTGCTCAGTGTGAATCCAGCTCGAAAATCTGTGCTCATGTTTAATATCCCTCGCGATACGCGCACGAGCATCGTAGGGCATGGAACAGAGGACAAAATCAACCATGCCTATGCCTTTGGCGGTGTGAACATGTCTGTACAAACGGTTGAACAATTCCTCGGAGTCCCCATGGACTATTATTTGAAAGTGGATATGGAAGGATTCGCTAAAGTTATCGATTTGGTTGGTGGGGTAGATGTCCACAATCCTTTTGCCTTTGAATATGAGGGTCATCGATTTGAGAAGGGCACCCTCCACTTGGATGGTGCAAGTGCACTGGGATTTTCACGCATGCGTTATGATGATCCCAAGGGTGATCTTGGGCGAAATGACCGGCAGCGTGAAATTATCAAACAGGTATTGAAAAACACCGTTCAGATATCTACTGTATTTCAGTTGGAGTCATTGCTTGGAGAAGTAAGCGAACATGTCAAAACAGACATTTCATTTGATGAGATGAAGCAGATGCTCAGTAATTATCGCAACGTGCTGGAACATGTAGAATCGGTTGAAATTAAAGGTACAGGTAAGAAAATCGACGGAGTATATTACTACATGGTGGAACAGTCTGAGAAGAATCGGATACATCAGTTGATCAAAGAACACTCCCGGTTAAATGGATAAGGGGTGAACCACATGCGTATGTTCAGGCTGCCTAAATTGGTATTGATCGTCATTTTAATGTATGCACTTATGATTCCGACAACCCCAAATGTTGTTCAGTCTGCTGAAAGTTATCAATGGGATCAGATACCCATTGGCGGTGGAGGTTACGTTACAGCGGTTGTTGTTCACCCAACGGAACCTGATTTGGTCTATGCTCGTACGGATATTGGTGGTGTCTATCGGCTCGATCCCATAAATAACAGGTGGATTCCTTTATTGGATCATATTGAGTCGGGCGAAAGTAATCTATACGGCATTGATGGGATTGCACTGGATCATCAGAATCCGGATATCATCTATGTTGCTGCCGGAAAGTATGCGAACGGGAGTCCCAGTGACATTTTGAAGTCGACAGATCGGGGCGCGACGTGGACCCGAACGGGATTAAATCTTCGTAATGTTTCCAATGGAAATATTCATAGGGCCATGGGGGAGAGTATCGCTGTCAACCCATCAAACTCAAATTATCTGCATGTAGGTACAAGATACGATGGATTATATACATCCAGTAATGGCGGAGATACATGGAGCCAAGTACGTGAAGTTCCCTATGGTCTCTCAGGGCAGGGGATTCGGAGTGTTGTATATGGAGTTAACCCGGCAGCTAAGCATGAGCAAGTTGTGTATGCCGGTGTAAGAGGCATTGGAATCTTTGCCAAAATGAAACGAAGCAATGGCCAGATGACCTGGGAATTGATTAGAAATAGCCCGGAGAGTACAGCTCGGATGACGGTTTCCAAAAGCGGAATTTTGTATGTGACAACAGATAACAGTGGAATCCTGAAATATAATGGTAAGCAATGGACTAATATTACCCCGAGTTCGGAATATTCATCCTACTATGGTATTAGTATTGATCCCTCCAATGATAATCACATTCTGGCGGCTGTTCGAACGGGTGGCAGTAACTTACCCTTATATCGCTCCGCCAATAGTGGTCAAACCTGGACCAGCGTGAACAAAACGTTGAACGACAGACCTCCATGGTGGTCATCTAATATGTTTTTTTCGGCGACATCAAGTATAGTATTTGATCCACATCATCCTGGTAGAGTATATGTCTCCGACTGGTCAGGTGTATTTAAAACAGATGACATCACACAACCGATGACCCAATGGGATGCGATTACAGATGGACACGAGGAAGTCGTTGCCCTTTCAGCTGCGACACCACCTCAAGGAGCCGCTTTATTTAGTGGTGTGGCTGATCAGGTAGGATTCAGGCATTCGGATATATTCAATACACCTATCCAAAAGCTCCCACTTGCAGGCATGCAGGAAGTGGTTAGCATCGATTATCACGAGGCAGATCCCAATCAGATCATTTATTTGGGGAGCAACGATTGGTATGGAACCATCACCAAGCTATTTGTGTCAACCGATAATGGACTGACAACTACCTCTGTGAACGTTCCGGCGGGTTCTCAATTGGGGCGTATAGCTTATTCGGCTTCCAATCCGAATTTAATTATTTATTTCCCGCAGAAAGGAAAGGCAGTGAGGAGCACCGATAAAGGTATAACCTGGCAAAGTATGAATGGACTTCCGTCAAACAATACTGGAGGAGAGTCCATATTCACGTATAATCAAACACTGGCAGCTGATCGAACAAATGGGAATAAGTTTTATGCGTATTACGCTGGACATTTGTATCGAACAAATAACGGTGGAGCTAACTGGATTAAGGCGAACATTGTTGCATTGCCGCAAAGTGAGAAAATCAAGGTGGAAGCTGCACCAGAAATGGAAAATGTAGTTTGGGTGAGTCTTGGGGGAGCAGGCTTGTATGCTTCTAATAGTTCCGGTGCTGCGTTCACCAAAATACAAAATGTACAATCGTCCGAATTATTTGCTTTTGGAAAAGGGAAATCGGGCGGAGTTACTCCTGCTGTCTTTATCTATGGCATGGTCAATCAGGTCAAAGGATTTTTCCGTTCCGACAATATGGGACTCACCTGGGAAAATATCACACCAGCAACAGGGATCGGTATCGGTAATGAGCCCCAAGTAATGGAAGCTGACCGCCAGACGTATGGAAAGGTCTATGTAGGTACGAATGGTCGTGGATTATTTACAGGCTATTTTGTCCAATAAACATTACTTGGCTCTATAAGAAGTATATAAAGAGATATGAAAGTGGTGATTACAATCCTAATAGGGGAGGGCTCCCGGCGTAGGCGACGTAATCATAAGCGAAGAAGATATGGATACCTGATCTCCGTGCTTCTGATTATATCGTGGATTTTGTTCATCTGGTCCATGTCAGCACAATCCTACCAGCAACAAACGATTCAGCCTTGGCTTCATCAATGGTCTGAGCAGATCCAATGGGTATTAAGCTTGCCTGATATCCAGTTCACTTATGGTGAGCATCATTATTCACTGAACGCACGCCCCTATGACTTTGCCGAGTTCATATTTCGTAAAAGTGCGCATGTATTTGTTTATGCTGTGCTAGCTGTACTTGTCTATTGTGGCATGCGTTATCGAAGAAGCGGTATGAAAACCTGTATAGGAATTGCACTGGCTACTGTGATTGTGATCGCATCAATTGATGAATATATCCAGCAATTCAGCCCCAATCGGACAGCTTCCATTCGAGATGTAGGAGTTGATCTGATTGGTGGTCTCTGTGGTGTTATGTTATGGATAGCGGGCGTAGCGATCTATCGAAAATTAAGTTCATTTAGCCGCTATCATCGCTAAAGAACGTGATTTCCCAGGAAATTAGATGTATCGTTCAACTTCTACTTGTCTGTCATCCATCATAAGTATGGAGTAGGACAAGGAGGACTGGACATGCTGCGAAGAAGGAACCGGAATGCTTTGCTCAAAAAGATCGGGTTCATCACGATCATTGTATTATTGCTGTGGTTGATTGCCAGAACCATTCCGTATTTGTTTCAGGCAGATACAACGGATGAAGCTGCTGCTGTTGCCGAAGAGTTTTACAAATATGAGCAGACAGGTGACTTCGGCAGTTCGTGGGAACTCTTTCATCCTCTGATGAAAGAGCGGTTTCCCAAGAGTGCTTACGTACAGAACAGAGCACATATATTTATGCAGCATTTTGGCGTGGAAACGTTTGGATTGGAGATGGAAAAGCCGGAGCGCGAGTTTGATGTAACCGTGATCGATGGTGTTAAGCCATTTTCTGAAGCCTACAGAATCCGGGTCACCCAGAAGTACTCAGGTACCTTTGGCCAATTCGATATTGTGCAGACCTGTTATCTGGTAGAGGATGGCGATGAGTGGACCTTACTCTGGTATTATCCAAATCAGAAAAATGAGGATACCTCGCAGGTCGATAATAGTGACTGATCAGGAAATAATATTAACCCATACATTGAACCGAATTGTATCATTTACCTAACATGAGGCTCCATAAATGCGAGACTTTTGTCGCATTTATGGAGCTTTTTTTGTGTTTTGCTTGTTTTTATGGCTGTAAAGCCTTGACATTAGTCCCGGTGTCAAGTAAATTACGAGATAGATACAAAATGTATCAATTTTCAGCGTCTAACGACAAATAACAAGGACTTCTAAGCTCCTTGTGAGGGGAAGGAATATCATTGATCGAAACGGGCCGCTTTTACTGTGTCAGTTGTGGGATGATTGTGTCGGTCACTAGAAGCTCTGTCGAAATGAAGGAAGAGGGCAATGGAGGCAATCACGTATTTCGCACCGGATTCTATCGGAGTGAAATGCCGCTTGGATGCTGTGAAGCGTGTGTAGTTGAAGCGAAATGTCAGGGGAAATCCCAGTTTGCGGGACAATATACTAAAGATTATGATACACTATGTTCATATGAGAAACGGGCATGAATGATGTGCTCGTCCATGAAGGAGGGGATTGAATGCAGCAGGAGCCGGTCGTCCGGATTCAGGGCGTCAGCAAAATCATATCCTCCCGATCATTGGTCAGCGACCTGACTCTGGATATTTCTCCGGGGCAGGTTTTTGGTTTTTTAGGACCTAATGGCGCGGGGAAAACAACAACGATTCGGATGATGGTTGGACTGATGTCCATCAGTAAAGGTGATATTTTCATCTCGGGACACAGTGTGAAGAATGAATTTGAGAAGGCGGTAGCCCAGGTAGGAGCTATTGTGGAAAATCCGGAAATGTACAAGTTTCTGACCGGGTACCAGAATCTCGTTCACTTTGCCCGCATGTCGCCGGGAGTTACGAAGGAACGTATTGCTGAGACGATTGAGCGTGTGGGGCTTACGGCCCGTATTCACGATAAGGTCAAAACCTATTCACTGGGCATGCGCCAGCGTCTGGGTGTCGCGCAAGCGATATTACATAAACCGAAGCTGCTTGTACTGGATGAGCCGACTAATGGTCTGGACCCACAGGGTATACGGGAACTGAGAGATTATTTGCGTCAGCTTACCCAAGAGGAAGGTATTACAGTCTTTGTATCCAGTCATTTGTTGTCAGAGATGGAGCTGATGTGTGATACGGTGGCCATCATCCAGAATGGCAAGTTAATCGATGTAAGAAACCTTCGGGCTGAAGCCGGTTCGGATGCATTAATCGAAGTTGCTTTTGAGCTGAATGATGCAGATCGTGCTGCGGATCTGATTCAGGGTGCTGTCGTACAGGGCAATGTCCTGGTGATGCGGGTGTCTCGTGAGCAGATTCCGGATATCAATGCCAAGCTGGTTAGCGAAGGGTTTCAGGTATACGGTATTCGTAACGTGACTCACACCCTGGAAGAACAATTCTTGCAAGTCACTGGGGGTGGAGGCATTGGGTAGTTTTGGTAATCTGATATTGAACGAGAATATGAAAATTTTCCGTCGTCCCCGTACCTGGATCATGTTATCGATTCTGGCGCTGATCTCGCTATTAATGCCAGTGTTACTGCGAGAAGGAATGGGATCCAATGAAGTTTTGTACTGGGAAGCGGCTGTAACGACCATCCAGATTACGTTTTTCCTGAACACGATCTTCTGTGTCGTGATTGCAGCGGAATCGGTTGCGGGCGAATTCACCTGGGGAACCATTAAGCTATTGCTGATTCGTCCATGGTCACGAAGCAAAGTTCTTGCTTCCAAGTATCTGACCGTCGTTGGCTTCAGCATTGTCAGTACACTGCTGATCATCGCGATGGCCATGCTAACGTCTTATATCCTTTTCTCGCATGATGCTCCGGGAGGAAGCAGTAGTCCGGCTACGAATGCTCTGACGTTATGGGGATATTTGTACGTTGATCTGTTCATTACGCTTGCGATTGCCTTTATGGTGTCCTCCGTATTTCGTTCAGGTGCACTTGCGATTGGATTATCCCTGTTCATTATGTTCTCACAGAGTATCTTTTCACTCATATTCAATCCGGTCCGTTATGAGTGGGCCAAGTATGTTCTGTTCAACAACATGGATCTTAGCAAATACATGACCTCCGGGGCGGATTTTGCGCTAATGGGTGGTCCAAGTGCGGGAATGACACTGGGTTTCTCCATTGCAGTTCTGGCGGTGTATTACGTTATTTTCATGGTGATTTCCTGGGTTGTATTCAGCAAAAGAGATGTGGCAGGCTAACGCCTGCTTCTTTTTTTTGCTCCAATGTTTGTTTTGGAAAGAAAATAAGTGTATATTCAGCATCGCCTGTGGCATGACTGTCATTTAAGGGTACTTAGTATCATAAGTAAATGACTAGATATACATATGAACGCCGCAGTCACTTTGGCAGAGCAGCGCATGGAGGGATCACGTTTCTTGATAAATAACAAGTTCTACCGCATATGCACAGCGATTATTCTGCTGCTGCTCATCGTGTATCTGGGGGAAAAAGTGAACTTTATTTTCAGCCCCCTGACCTCACTGATTCACATCATCATCATTCCGCTGCTGATTGCTGGTTTCTTCTATTATCTGCTGCGCCCGCTTGTCGATTATATGGAAAGGCATAAGATCAAACGTGCATTGTCAGTTCTAATTATTTATGTCGTAATTGCATTAATACTTGCAGGTTTTAGTGTGCTTGTATGGCCTTCCCTGCGTGAACAATTGATGAATTTCGTGGAGAATGCTCCAGCGTTGGTTACTTCACTCAGCGATCAGTTGAATGCACTTGAAAGGAGCAATGTTGTATCCAGATACCTGCCTGATGATTCCAATCTATTCTCACGATTATCCGATGTTCTGAGCCAAGGGATCACTCAGGTAACCAATTATGTCTCCGGGTTATTCTCCGTGGTATCCAATCTGGTTATTATTCTGGCAACGTTCCCGATCATGTTGTATTACATGCTCAAGGAAGGCAGCAAGTTTGGAACGAATCTGACCTTATTGTTGCCAAGGCATTATCGGAAGGATGGGGAAGAAACCGTCCATGAGATCGATGAAGCACTAAGCAACTATATTGTTGGCCGGGTTATTGTTAATGTAGCCCTGGGGATTCTGATGTACATCGGTTTTCTCATCTTAGGTTTGCCTTACGCATTGCTGCTGACTGTTGTATCCATTATTCTGAACTTCATCCCTTATGTGGGTGCTTTGCTGGCAGCTATTCCGGTTGTCATTGTTGCGTTTATCGAATCACCTTCGATGGCGATCTGGTCCCTGGTTATCATTGTAATCGCACAGCAAATTCAGGATAACCTGATCTCACCGTATGTCTATGGCAAACAGCTCGATATTCATCCACTGACTACCGTTATCCTTTTGCTCGTGGGGGCTGACCTGGGAAATATCTTGGGTATGATCATCGTTATTCCCCTGTATATGATTATAAAAATTATAGTTCGCAAGATCCATTATCGGATTGTTGAGGATAAGACTGAACTCTGAATGGAGTTAGAAATACATCTCTGTCATATGCTCGACTAATGTTTGTTCTTGAATCACATCGATAAGCTCATCAGGATAAGCAGCATATCAATGGTGAAGGGGGTCAGGTAAGTTTGCCCTCGCCATTAATAGGCGGCTTTTTTTTCATATATATTGCTCACTCATGTTATACCTGTTATACTTGATATATAACAGATAACAAAAAGAAGGTGAACTCTTGATTATTCAACTGGATATGCAATCCGAACTTCCCATCTATTCGCAACTTGTTTATCAAATTATTGAAGGCATTGCTAGTGGTGAGTTACAGCTAGGTGAGGCGTTACCTTCGGTTCGGAATTTGGCCGCAGATATCGGTGTTAACCTTCACACCGTCAACAAGGCTTATACACTACTCAAGCAAGATGGATACATTCTGGTTCATAGACAAAAGGGAGTTGTAGTGAACCCTGATGGAATGCCTGGTTTAACGGATGATTTTTTGAAAAAGCAGCAAAGAGAATTAAGACCGATTATTGCGGAAGCGATCTGTCGTGGAATGACCAAAGAGGAACTATCTGCAGTGTTAGACCAAATGTATGATGATGTGAAGATGGGTCACAACAGAGAATAACGAATCAAGGGAGTGTGTTATGTATGCAGTTATTTAGTATATTACCTATCATTTTAATTTTTGCTCCATTAGCCTTACTTCTATCCTTTGCACCATATTTGACAAGGGAAACCATTAGCTTTGGGGTTACGGTAAGTCAATATAATTACTACACACCCATCTTACGTAAGCTAAGGAGTACGTTTGCTACAGTAAGTCTGATCGGAAACGGGATGATTATGCTTGTCTGTCTGTATTTTCTCCGATCTGCTAATGAAGATTCTACCGCAATGATTACCGGTGTTAGCACAATGATATTTATTGTGTACTGGGCAGCACTACACATCTTATTTCATTTCAAGATGAAAAAGATAAAAGGAACACTTACAACTGTAGAAGCACCTCAAAGAGTGAAAATCGATACCACCTTCCGCCAAAATAAACTCACCTATTCCAACTATTGGTTTCTCATTCACATGGCTATTATTGCAGCCATTGCGATCATTTCGATCCTGAATTATAAATCACTACCTAACGTCATTCCAATAAAATATGATCTTCAGGGCCATGTCACTTCCAGTGTGCCTAAAACCTACTTCTCGGTACTGGCTATTAATTTTGTACAGCTAGGAATCATTGCACTTATGATGTTGGTTAACTGGAGTATTAAATCAAGCAAACAACAGCTTACTACGTCTAATCCGGGCCAATTTGCTGCTGAAAATATTCAATTCCGCCG
This Paenibacillus xylanexedens DNA region includes the following protein-coding sequences:
- a CDS encoding polysaccharide pyruvyl transferase family protein encodes the protein MLGTNNIHPMEELKGHLLQILKVIPPRTDIYYLDYPVHSNGGDLLIMKGTEAFFRDNHINVLARYSILDCPLSLKVPEGITIVLHGGGNFGDLYPAHQKLRERMIAQHPNHRIVILPQTMFYKSDIELKKTAQVFNRHKDVHFFVRDTLSYEIASKEFQHTNVYLSPDMAHQLWPLKSKSQPVADMLYFFRKDIEKTQNQVHYESISGPKATFKDWETLYNRVDRKIIRMISSRLKSGKGNALSRWLWYKYSDRMVHTAVKEFNKYKTVTTSRLHGHILACLLDQPNILLDNSYGKNSNYYTAWTRNNPVGRLEAGQTCTYNQSTKAGKGSGAVVLSDGAAL
- a CDS encoding sugar phosphate nucleotidyltransferase, with the protein product MRSILLSGGSGKRLWPLSNDSRSKQFLKVLHGPEGEPESMVQRVWRQMNCAGLASQALIATSLPQVEILTSQLGDDVRLVVEPERRDTFPAIALAASYLYSVESVSLSETVAVLPVDPFVEKEFFEVLATLPEMLDKSGADLALMGVVPTYPSEKYGYIIPQSISSGNSNNEYVNVAKFQEKPCESNAALMIEQDALWNCGVFAFKLGYLINLLIEMELPIQYDEMLKQYGRLNKISFDYQVVEKANQIIAIPYNGFWKDLGTWNTLTEEMGTSVVGKGWITDDSHDTHLINELNIPVAILGLSGVVVAVSPDGILVSDKEASPRIKEILKNEDQRPMYEERRWGCYRVLDYTRNETGGEVLTKRICISAGKNLSYQYHLLRNEVWTVVSGTGELILDGKRRKISQGDTVIIDRSMLHSVRAVTELEIIEVQIGSQLIEEDIVRVSTEWQDIVQTYMKHV
- a CDS encoding UDP-glucose dehydrogenase family protein is translated as MNITVIGTGYVGLVSGVCFSELGNNVICVDNNVEKVTMLTDGHVPIYEPGLKEVMTSNMEAGRLTFTTNIQDAIHRSDIIIIAVGTPSLPNGEANLSYIELVAREIGSYMDNYKIIMTKSTVPVGTNDRIQEWISSLTSHAFDMASVPEFLREGTAVKDTLYPDRIVIGTHSERAVATLKELHQPLTDQIIVTDIRSAEMIKYASNAFLATKISFINEISNICEKVGADVGRVAEGMGYDRRIGASFLKAGIGYGGSCFPKDTQALIQIAGNVDYDFKLLKSVVEVNKDQRFNVIRKLEEALDVLDGKQIAVWGLAFKPDTDDVRDAPAVEIIQRLLDQGATVKAYDPIATENFRKEVDSPGITWTSSAMEAAEDADALCVLTEWKEFMEVDLTELAVHMKQPILIDGRNIYEEDQIKDTAFQYYSVGRPGLTNIDGRKTAVL
- a CDS encoding LCP family protein; the protein is MKLKLGIKITLAVLILMIVIVLGYAIYLYLHVKSAADNIYEPREPIKQVSIVDNRGGGRFPIDMENQEPFNALILGVDERANDRGRSDTMIVLSVNPARKSVLMFNIPRDTRTSIVGHGTEDKINHAYAFGGVNMSVQTVEQFLGVPMDYYLKVDMEGFAKVIDLVGGVDVHNPFAFEYEGHRFEKGTLHLDGASALGFSRMRYDDPKGDLGRNDRQREIIKQVLKNTVQISTVFQLESLLGEVSEHVKTDISFDEMKQMLSNYRNVLEHVESVEIKGTGKKIDGVYYYMVEQSEKNRIHQLIKEHSRLNG
- a CDS encoding WD40/YVTN/BNR-like repeat-containing protein → MRMFRLPKLVLIVILMYALMIPTTPNVVQSAESYQWDQIPIGGGGYVTAVVVHPTEPDLVYARTDIGGVYRLDPINNRWIPLLDHIESGESNLYGIDGIALDHQNPDIIYVAAGKYANGSPSDILKSTDRGATWTRTGLNLRNVSNGNIHRAMGESIAVNPSNSNYLHVGTRYDGLYTSSNGGDTWSQVREVPYGLSGQGIRSVVYGVNPAAKHEQVVYAGVRGIGIFAKMKRSNGQMTWELIRNSPESTARMTVSKSGILYVTTDNSGILKYNGKQWTNITPSSEYSSYYGISIDPSNDNHILAAVRTGGSNLPLYRSANSGQTWTSVNKTLNDRPPWWSSNMFFSATSSIVFDPHHPGRVYVSDWSGVFKTDDITQPMTQWDAITDGHEEVVALSAATPPQGAALFSGVADQVGFRHSDIFNTPIQKLPLAGMQEVVSIDYHEADPNQIIYLGSNDWYGTITKLFVSTDNGLTTTSVNVPAGSQLGRIAYSASNPNLIIYFPQKGKAVRSTDKGITWQSMNGLPSNNTGGESIFTYNQTLAADRTNGNKFYAYYAGHLYRTNNGGANWIKANIVALPQSEKIKVEAAPEMENVVWVSLGGAGLYASNSSGAAFTKIQNVQSSELFAFGKGKSGGVTPAVFIYGMVNQVKGFFRSDNMGLTWENITPATGIGIGNEPQVMEADRQTYGKVYVGTNGRGLFTGYFVQ
- a CDS encoding VanZ family protein is translated as MLLIISWILFIWSMSAQSYQQQTIQPWLHQWSEQIQWVLSLPDIQFTYGEHHYSLNARPYDFAEFIFRKSAHVFVYAVLAVLVYCGMRYRRSGMKTCIGIALATVIVIASIDEYIQQFSPNRTASIRDVGVDLIGGLCGVMLWIAGVAIYRKLSSFSRYHR
- a CDS encoding ABC transporter ATP-binding protein, whose product is MQQEPVVRIQGVSKIISSRSLVSDLTLDISPGQVFGFLGPNGAGKTTTIRMMVGLMSISKGDIFISGHSVKNEFEKAVAQVGAIVENPEMYKFLTGYQNLVHFARMSPGVTKERIAETIERVGLTARIHDKVKTYSLGMRQRLGVAQAILHKPKLLVLDEPTNGLDPQGIRELRDYLRQLTQEEGITVFVSSHLLSEMELMCDTVAIIQNGKLIDVRNLRAEAGSDALIEVAFELNDADRAADLIQGAVVQGNVLVMRVSREQIPDINAKLVSEGFQVYGIRNVTHTLEEQFLQVTGGGGIG